A single region of the Brachypodium distachyon strain Bd21 chromosome 3, Brachypodium_distachyon_v3.0, whole genome shotgun sequence genome encodes:
- the LOC104584089 gene encoding uncharacterized protein LOC104584089 yields MAAAVSARLRHSTRTHDDYEVRVAGRGTVTVTPAVARCWVYTTLWRGRRRLHSGMGLTVGLGVQWTPPFLDSSSSDDESEPDGGESEPDSSDNDGGSESELRPGTLQLCSGHRCLVFQIAQAADNADGAAIPAILSRFLDDPRVAFVGYNVRSDCRKLSAHHGLEDRCARELREVTGMGNASMAGMAERLLGWGGVKKDKRVGVSRWHARDLSEEQVFYACHDACLSYCLGARVGVMPDSDPASY; encoded by the coding sequence atggccgccgccgtgtcaGCGCGCCTCCGTCACTCCACGCGAACCCACGACGACTACGAGGTGCGCGTCGCCGGACGCGGCACCGTCACGGTGACCCCCGCCGTGGCGCGCTGCTGGGTCTACACCACGCTctggcggggccgccgccgcctccactcCGGCATGGGACTCACCGTCGGCTTGGGCGTGCAGTGGACTCCTCCTTTCCtcgactcctcctcctccgacgacgaATCAGAGCCCGACGGCGGCGAATCAGAGCCCGACTCCTCCGACAATGACGGAGGATCAGAGTCCGAGCTGCGGCCGGGCACGCTGCAGCTCTGCAGCGGGCACCGCTGCCTGGTGTTCCAGATCGCGCAGGCGGCCGACAACGCCGACGGTGCCGCGATCCCCGCCATCCTCTCGCGCTTCCTGGACGACCCGCGCGTGGCCTTCGTCGGGTACAACGTGAGGTCCGACTGCCGCAAGCTGAGCGCCCACCACGGGCTGGAGGACAGGTGCGCCAGGGAGCTGCGCGAAGTGACCGGCATGGGGAacgcctccatggccggcaTGGCGGAGCGGCTCCTCGGCTGGGGCGGGGTGAAGAAGGACAAGCGGGTCGGCGTCAGCAGGTGGCACGCCCGCGACCTCTCCGAGGAGCAGGTCTTCTACGCCTGCCACGACGCCTGCCTCTCCTACTGCCTCGGCGCTCGCGTCGGCGTCATGCCGGACTCGGACCCCGCCTCTTATTAG